The nucleotide window GATGAAGCTGATGATGGCTCCTGCAATGGCAGATGAAAGAAATCTGCCCTCACTAATCACATAGACGATAAAAATAAACGAAAGTGGTTGTATGGCAAAACTTAAGATTGAGCTTTTGCTCTTCATTAATGCGTTCCCATAATACTCAATTATTGCCCAGAGGTTCATCTCAAATCCCCCACAAGGAATATATCTTCTATGGTCAGTTCCTCTCTTTTAAAAGGGATTCCAGTATCTTTTAGCTCCTCAATCACCTCTCTTTCCTCTGATTTTGACTTGGTATAGACGAAAGTGTTCTTCCCTGCCCTCCTTGTTGTATAGTCCTCCTTGGTAAACTCCCCAAAAACAACTATCTTCGAATGGAACTGTGATAGATACTGCCGTGCAATTTTCTCGGGTTTACCAAAAGCAACCACCCTTCCTTTTTTAAGGAGAAGCACGTTGTCGCATACGCTGGAAATTTCGTTCAAATAGTGGCTTGTTATTACTACGGTGGAGTTCTTGCTTTTTTCTCTCAATATTTCCCACAACTTCAGGCGATTTTCAACGTCGAGCCCCACAGTAGGCTCATCCAGATAGTAGATTTTAGCATCAGCCGACAAAATCATGGCGAGCAGAGTTTTCCTCACCATGCCACCCGAAAGCGTTGACATTATCTTATCGGCATAGTCAATGCCAAACTCCTCCACAGCCTTTCCAGCCCGAATCTTGGCATCTTTCCTTGAAAATCCACGCATCCTGAGGTAGTGGTAAATGTACTCGAAAGGCGTGAGGGTGTAAAAATGGGACTTTGCCTCTTGAGGCAGGAGCGCAAAGAGGTTTTTAATTTCGCTTTTGCGGGAATTAACCTCATGACCGTACAGGAGTATTCTGCCCTTGTCCGGTTTAAGCAGTAAACTGAGAATTCTCACTAAGGTTGTTTTTCCCGCACCGTTCGGCCCAATAATCCCGAGAATGCCCCCTTCCTGCACTGAAAAAGTTAAGGAATCGAGGGCTTTGATTTCTCCATAGCTCTTGGTGAGATCTTCAACTGCTATTGCTTCCATTCTTCCCCCTCCAACTTGGAGGTGTACAATTGGTTTAATGGGGAGCCTGGAATATCTTTTGTGCAATACAGTTCTCGGGGTATGGCCTTGCAAAACGTGTTGCAATATCCTTTCTTATAAAGAACGCATTGTCTGCATTCAGGAGCAACCAAGTTGAATTTATCCTTTTCAGGATCATCAATGCCGATCCTGAAGTATTCTGCAAGGGGAGATGCCAATATGTCTTTTAAAGAGTTTTGAAAAATATTGCCTAATTTAAACTTTTGATCCCTAAGAAAGACGCAAGGATATACATCCCCA belongs to Thermococcus bergensis and includes:
- a CDS encoding ABC transporter ATP-binding protein, with the translated sequence MEAIAVEDLTKSYGEIKALDSLTFSVQEGGILGIIGPNGAGKTTLVRILSLLLKPDKGRILLYGHEVNSRKSEIKNLFALLPQEAKSHFYTLTPFEYIYHYLRMRGFSRKDAKIRAGKAVEEFGIDYADKIMSTLSGGMVRKTLLAMILSADAKIYYLDEPTVGLDVENRLKLWEILREKSKNSTVVITSHYLNEISSVCDNVLLLKKGRVVAFGKPEKIARQYLSQFHSKIVVFGEFTKEDYTTRRAGKNTFVYTKSKSEEREVIEELKDTGIPFKREELTIEDIFLVGDLR